A window of the Cystobacter fuscus genome harbors these coding sequences:
- a CDS encoding type I polyketide synthase produces the protein MSKEFYEKIANLPPKRLVLLALELHAESEALKRTRSEPIAIVGTACRVPGGARTPEAFWRLLYEGVDAITEVPRDRWDAEALFDPDPNKPGRTYARWGGFIDGVDRFDAAFFGVSPREASRMDPQQRLLLEVAWEALERAGQPPEQLSGSRTGVFLGIIGSDYAQLQARQLAGAPDIYHVTGTSLNAAAGRLSYTLGLQGPCMSIDTACSSSLVALHVACQSLRNRECDLALSAGVNLLLLPDATIALSSSRGLAPDGRCKSFDASANGFVRSEGCIVLVLKRLSDALAQGDEILSLIAGSAVNQDGASSGLMVPNGPAQERVIEQALASGGLEPSQISFVEAHGTGTSLGDPIELQALARVLGSGRSAQAPLVVGSVKTNVGHLEATAGLTGVLKTMLALRQEVIPPNLHFKRLNPDIVLDGAPVVVPTEPRPWPRGEQPRLAGVSAFGISGTNAHVILREPPAPAAQPPPAPPRGAELLVLSARGPEALQAMAGSHARWFAEHPDVALREACATAALSRSHHDHRLALVGRTHAELVEKLEAFSRGEPVPGAAIGRKSGSARRRVVFVFPGQGSQWLGMGRRLLEEEPVFRAALVRCDEAIRACADFSVLEELAAEEGRGRLQEIDVIQPVLFSMEVALAELWRAWGIEPDAVVGHSMGEVAAAHVAGTLSLEDAARIICRRSRLLRGVSGQGSMLLVDLTLEEAKQALRGFEDRVSVAVSNSVRSTVLSGMPAALEEISGRLKQRDVFCRFVKVDVASHSPQMDPLRPELLAALQGIAPRAARVPICSTVTGEMTDGAGFNAGYWADNLREPVLFSKAIERLAAEGHDIFIELSPHPILLPSVEQHLRHLGREGAVLPSLRREDDERSSMLSSLGALYAVGHEVDLQRQHPVRGRRVVLPTYPWQHERFWVEEPPRARRARRAGHHPLLGAHLTLAGQEGSHLWLTELSADGPAYLEDHCVQGEVVLPGAAYLEMALAGAAEALGPASRALEDVIFQEMMVLPREEALAVQMTFTRDETGAPRFRIFSRPAEAGGSWTLHAEGRLGEGAEAATFALEEARGRCTERMDGETHYQLMQERGVDFGPSFRVLKELWKAPGEAIARLELPSAVASELAVHQVHPALLDACFQVINGAGLGDRRGETFVPVAVESLRVHGRPGRVLWGHALVRSGTSGGAGTVEADVTLLDGEGRVLMEARGLMCRRLDAVRRRSSDEIDGWMYLADWQEEPRAELAPSTQSAPGAWLVLADHQGFGGKLQAVLRERGEPCVLVSHGAASRLVEPGHYVVDPSRTEGFARILEAEFGSGRPVCRGVVHLFSLDAPRPEEGPEALERARSLGVGSALHLTQALVAAGFRDMPRLWLVTQGVHAVKPAERAVHVEQAPLWGLGRVLSLEHSEFQCCNVDLGALDEAQARVLADELLSSTREEQVALRGPARFVARLSRMERITAPPAELRADGTYLITGGLGGLGLKLAEWLVSRGARHLALLGRGGASAEAQRTLDALRAAGAEIQVCKADVAARPELERVFAELAAGMPPLRGVFHAAAVLDDGVLVNLTSERLRAVMAPKVQGAWNLHELTAAAPLDFFVLFAAAGALLGSPGQGNYAAANVFLDALASYRRGLGLPALSIDWGSWAGVGLAAAAANRGERIAQRGVDSMPPAQALEALGRLLGGPHARVAVMRFELRQWREFYLTAAQSPFLSRLAREQASGGERPANRGAFVETLRAAERLERARLLESHLCEQVGHVLRLAPSRIDLQEPLGNLGLDSLMSLEIRNRLEASLGLRLPATLVWRYPTVAALVGHLAELLQLPITNKVEQPLDEAAALEAVIVNNVKQLSDEEAEALLAEKLAALSEEI, from the coding sequence ATGAGCAAGGAATTCTACGAGAAGATCGCGAACCTCCCTCCCAAGAGGCTCGTGTTGTTGGCTCTCGAGCTGCACGCGGAGAGCGAGGCGCTCAAGCGCACGCGCTCGGAGCCCATTGCCATCGTCGGTACGGCCTGCCGCGTGCCCGGCGGTGCGCGGACGCCGGAGGCGTTCTGGCGCCTGCTGTACGAGGGCGTGGACGCCATCACCGAGGTGCCGCGCGATCGGTGGGACGCGGAGGCGCTGTTCGATCCCGACCCCAACAAGCCGGGCCGCACGTACGCGCGTTGGGGAGGGTTCATCGACGGCGTGGATCGCTTCGACGCCGCGTTCTTCGGGGTCTCCCCCCGGGAGGCCTCCCGGATGGATCCCCAGCAGCGCCTGCTGCTCGAGGTGGCGTGGGAGGCGCTCGAGCGCGCGGGTCAGCCACCGGAGCAGCTCTCCGGGAGCCGGACGGGCGTGTTCCTGGGCATCATTGGGAGCGACTACGCGCAGCTCCAGGCGCGGCAGCTCGCGGGGGCACCCGACATCTACCATGTGACGGGAACCTCGCTGAACGCGGCCGCTGGCAGGCTCTCCTACACGCTCGGCCTCCAGGGGCCGTGCATGTCCATCGACACGGCCTGCTCGTCGTCGCTGGTGGCGCTCCACGTGGCCTGTCAGAGCCTGCGCAACCGCGAGTGCGATCTGGCGCTCTCCGCGGGCGTCAACCTCCTGTTGCTGCCGGATGCGACGATCGCCCTGTCCAGCAGCCGGGGTCTCGCGCCCGATGGGCGCTGCAAGAGTTTCGATGCCTCCGCCAATGGCTTCGTGCGCTCCGAGGGCTGCATCGTCCTCGTGCTCAAGCGGCTCTCCGATGCGCTGGCCCAGGGTGACGAGATCCTCTCGCTCATCGCCGGCTCGGCGGTGAACCAGGACGGCGCCAGCAGCGGCCTGATGGTGCCCAACGGTCCGGCGCAGGAGCGGGTCATCGAGCAGGCGCTGGCGAGCGGTGGGCTCGAGCCCTCGCAGATCTCCTTCGTCGAGGCACACGGGACGGGGACCTCGCTGGGCGATCCCATCGAGTTGCAGGCGCTCGCGCGCGTGCTGGGCTCGGGGAGGAGCGCGCAGGCCCCCCTCGTCGTGGGCTCGGTCAAGACGAACGTCGGGCACCTGGAGGCGACAGCCGGGCTCACCGGTGTCCTCAAGACGATGCTCGCGCTGCGCCAGGAGGTGATTCCTCCGAACCTGCACTTCAAGCGCCTCAACCCGGACATCGTCCTCGACGGCGCGCCGGTGGTCGTCCCGACCGAGCCGCGCCCCTGGCCGCGAGGCGAGCAGCCGCGCCTGGCGGGAGTGAGCGCGTTCGGCATCAGCGGGACCAACGCACACGTCATCCTCCGGGAGCCACCCGCGCCGGCTGCCCAGCCCCCGCCGGCACCACCGCGGGGCGCGGAACTGCTCGTGCTCTCGGCGCGCGGCCCCGAAGCGCTCCAGGCGATGGCCGGGAGTCACGCCCGCTGGTTCGCGGAGCATCCGGACGTGGCGCTCCGCGAGGCTTGTGCCACGGCGGCCCTGTCGCGCTCCCACCATGACCACCGCCTCGCGCTCGTGGGCCGCACCCATGCCGAGCTCGTGGAGAAGCTGGAAGCGTTCTCGCGCGGAGAGCCCGTCCCGGGGGCGGCGATCGGCCGCAAGTCGGGGTCCGCGCGCCGTCGGGTCGTCTTCGTGTTCCCCGGCCAGGGTTCGCAATGGCTGGGCATGGGCCGGCGGCTGCTCGAGGAAGAGCCCGTGTTCCGCGCCGCGCTGGTGCGGTGTGACGAGGCCATCCGGGCCTGTGCGGACTTCAGCGTCCTCGAGGAGCTCGCGGCCGAGGAGGGCCGCGGCCGCCTCCAGGAGATCGATGTCATCCAGCCCGTGCTCTTCTCCATGGAGGTGGCGCTGGCGGAACTGTGGCGCGCGTGGGGCATCGAGCCGGACGCGGTGGTGGGGCACAGCATGGGCGAGGTGGCCGCGGCGCACGTGGCCGGTACGCTGAGCCTCGAGGACGCGGCGCGGATCATCTGCCGCCGCAGCCGGCTGCTGCGCGGCGTGAGTGGCCAGGGCTCCATGCTCCTGGTGGATCTGACGCTGGAGGAGGCGAAGCAGGCCCTGCGGGGCTTCGAGGATCGTGTCTCCGTCGCGGTGAGCAACAGCGTGCGCTCCACCGTCCTCTCGGGGATGCCAGCCGCGCTCGAGGAGATCTCCGGCCGCCTCAAGCAGCGGGACGTCTTCTGCCGCTTCGTGAAGGTGGATGTCGCGTCACACAGCCCTCAGATGGACCCGCTGAGGCCGGAGCTGCTCGCGGCCCTCCAGGGCATCGCGCCGCGCGCGGCCCGCGTCCCCATCTGCTCGACGGTGACGGGGGAGATGACGGATGGCGCGGGCTTCAACGCCGGCTACTGGGCCGACAATCTGCGTGAGCCGGTGTTGTTCTCGAAGGCCATCGAGCGGCTCGCGGCCGAGGGCCATGACATCTTCATCGAGCTGAGCCCGCACCCCATCCTCCTGCCCTCCGTCGAGCAGCACCTGCGGCACCTCGGACGCGAGGGCGCGGTGCTGCCGTCGCTCCGGCGGGAGGACGACGAGCGGAGCTCGATGCTGTCCTCGCTGGGGGCGCTATACGCCGTGGGCCACGAGGTGGACCTTCAGCGCCAGCATCCGGTGCGCGGCCGGCGCGTGGTGCTGCCCACCTACCCGTGGCAGCACGAGCGCTTCTGGGTCGAGGAGCCCCCGCGCGCGCGCCGTGCCCGGCGGGCCGGGCACCACCCGTTGCTCGGTGCCCACCTGACGCTGGCGGGGCAGGAGGGCTCGCACCTGTGGCTGACGGAGCTCTCCGCCGACGGCCCGGCGTACCTCGAGGACCATTGCGTGCAGGGTGAGGTCGTGCTCCCTGGCGCCGCGTACCTCGAGATGGCGCTCGCGGGGGCGGCGGAGGCGCTGGGACCGGCGAGCCGCGCGCTCGAGGATGTGATCTTCCAGGAGATGATGGTACTGCCCCGCGAGGAGGCCCTCGCGGTGCAGATGACCTTCACGCGGGACGAGACCGGAGCGCCGCGCTTCCGGATCTTCAGCCGGCCGGCGGAAGCAGGCGGGAGCTGGACGCTGCATGCCGAGGGACGGCTCGGTGAAGGCGCCGAGGCGGCGACCTTCGCGCTCGAGGAGGCGCGGGGGCGGTGCACGGAGCGCATGGACGGCGAGACGCACTACCAGCTCATGCAGGAGCGGGGCGTCGACTTCGGTCCGAGCTTCCGCGTGTTGAAGGAGCTGTGGAAGGCGCCGGGGGAGGCGATCGCCCGCCTCGAGCTGCCCTCCGCGGTCGCGTCGGAGCTGGCGGTCCATCAGGTCCACCCGGCGCTGCTGGATGCCTGCTTCCAGGTCATCAACGGGGCGGGGTTGGGTGATCGGCGGGGCGAGACGTTCGTTCCGGTGGCGGTCGAGAGCCTGCGCGTCCACGGGCGGCCTGGCCGTGTGCTGTGGGGACACGCCCTCGTGCGGTCCGGCACGAGCGGTGGGGCGGGCACGGTCGAGGCGGATGTGACCTTGCTCGATGGGGAGGGCCGCGTCCTGATGGAGGCCAGGGGCCTGATGTGCCGGCGCCTGGATGCGGTGCGGCGGCGCTCCTCGGATGAGATCGACGGGTGGATGTACCTGGCCGACTGGCAGGAAGAGCCGCGCGCGGAGCTCGCGCCCTCCACGCAGTCCGCGCCCGGGGCCTGGCTCGTGCTCGCGGATCATCAGGGCTTCGGCGGGAAGTTGCAGGCGGTGCTGCGCGAGCGCGGCGAGCCGTGTGTCCTGGTTTCCCATGGCGCTGCGTCGCGTCTCGTCGAGCCAGGGCACTACGTGGTCGATCCGTCGCGGACGGAGGGCTTCGCGCGGATCCTCGAAGCCGAGTTCGGTTCCGGACGGCCGGTGTGCCGTGGCGTCGTGCATCTCTTCAGCCTCGACGCGCCGCGGCCCGAGGAGGGGCCGGAGGCCTTGGAGCGGGCACGGTCGCTCGGGGTCGGGAGCGCGCTCCACCTCACGCAGGCCCTGGTGGCGGCGGGCTTCCGTGACATGCCCCGGCTGTGGCTGGTGACGCAGGGAGTCCACGCCGTGAAACCCGCGGAGCGCGCGGTCCACGTCGAGCAGGCCCCGCTCTGGGGACTCGGACGGGTCCTCTCGCTGGAGCATTCCGAGTTCCAGTGCTGCAACGTGGACCTCGGGGCGCTCGACGAGGCCCAGGCGCGCGTGCTCGCCGACGAGCTCCTCTCGTCGACGCGGGAGGAGCAGGTCGCGCTCCGGGGCCCGGCGAGGTTCGTGGCGCGGTTGTCTCGCATGGAGCGCATCACGGCCCCCCCGGCGGAGCTTCGCGCCGACGGCACCTACCTCATCACCGGAGGGCTCGGTGGCCTGGGCCTGAAGCTCGCGGAGTGGTTGGTCTCGCGGGGTGCCCGCCACCTCGCCCTGTTGGGCCGCGGAGGCGCATCCGCGGAGGCTCAGCGGACCCTCGATGCGCTGCGCGCGGCCGGTGCCGAGATCCAGGTGTGCAAGGCCGACGTGGCGGCACGGCCGGAACTCGAGCGGGTGTTCGCGGAGCTGGCGGCTGGGATGCCTCCGCTCCGGGGGGTCTTCCACGCGGCGGCGGTCCTCGATGACGGCGTGCTCGTCAATCTCACCTCCGAGCGCCTGCGCGCGGTGATGGCGCCCAAGGTCCAGGGCGCGTGGAACCTGCATGAGTTGACGGCGGCGGCACCGCTCGACTTCTTCGTGCTCTTCGCGGCCGCGGGCGCGCTCCTGGGCTCACCGGGACAAGGCAACTACGCGGCGGCCAACGTCTTCCTCGACGCGCTGGCATCGTACCGGCGGGGCCTCGGGTTGCCCGCGCTGAGCATCGACTGGGGTTCCTGGGCCGGGGTGGGGCTCGCGGCCGCGGCGGCCAACCGCGGCGAGCGCATCGCGCAGCGTGGCGTGGACAGCATGCCGCCCGCGCAAGCCCTCGAGGCGCTGGGCCGGCTCCTCGGTGGTCCCCACGCGCGTGTGGCGGTGATGCGCTTCGAGCTGCGGCAGTGGCGCGAGTTCTATCTCACGGCGGCGCAGTCGCCGTTCCTGTCACGGCTCGCTCGCGAGCAGGCCAGCGGCGGGGAGCGCCCGGCGAACCGGGGGGCCTTCGTGGAGACGCTCCGGGCGGCGGAGCGGTTGGAGCGAGCGCGGTTGCTCGAGTCCCACCTGTGTGAGCAGGTGGGCCACGTGCTCCGGCTGGCTCCCTCGCGGATCGATCTCCAGGAGCCGCTCGGCAACCTGGGGTTGGACTCGCTGATGAGCCTGGAGATCCGCAATCGGCTCGAGGCCAGCCTGGGGCTGCGGCTCCCGGCGACGTTGGTATGGCGCTACCCGACCGTGGCGGCGCTCGTCGGGCATCTGGCCGAGCTGCTGCAACTTCCCATCACGAACAAGGTCGAGCAGCCCCTGGACGAGGCGGCGGCGCTCGAGGCCGTGATCGTCAACAACGTCAAGCAACTCTCGGACGAAGAGGCCGAGGCGCTCCTCGCGGAGAAGCTCGCCGCGCTGAGCGAAGAGATCTGA
- a CDS encoding type I polyketide synthase — translation MTSFAEKIAQYSPKRLALLAMDLKSRLDAAEGARSEPVAIIGMGCRFPGGGTDPESYWNLLCNGVDAVTEVPASRWTREDMARLDSEALEKLGARWGAFIDQVDRFDADFFGISPREAHRMDPQQRLLLEVAWEALEHAGQDMTRLAGSRTGVFVGLYSDDYALLQMGNPSARDASSVTGTLNCVVSGRLSYLLDFQGPCLVVDTACSSSLVALHLASQSLRNQECSMALACGVNLILSPHSSSRVSRAQALAPDGRCKTFDARANGFVRGEGCGVVVLKRLSDALAAGDPILALVRGSAVNQDGKSAGLTAPNVLAQKALIRQALGSAGLEPSEIDCVEAHGTGTSLGDPIEMEALQEVYGSGRSAGQPLVVGAAKTNIGHLESAAGIAGIIKMVLSLRHQAVPPLAHFQRLNPRIDPGGAPILLPTALHPWPAREERKRRGAVSSFGISGTNAHVILEEPPAAPVAPAAPAPGVHLLPLSARSASALQELARRYAEHLGSSPDVSLRDVCYTAALRRTHHEFRLAVAGESPAVVAGKLREFADAGPTPARKDVDGRRKVVFVFPGQGSQWLGMGRQLLEQEPAFREALERIDEAMRPHVTWRLLDVLRAPSESSRLQEIDVVQPVLFAMAVALSALWRSWGIEPNAVVGHSMGEVAAAHVAGALGLEDAAAIICLRSRLLKRISGQGAMLATELSLAEAKKALLGREERVAIAVSNSPTSTVLSGDAPVLEEIRGELEARNVFCRWVKVDVASHSPQVDPLRAELLAALSSVRPRSSSVPIVSTVTATPCDGSGFDAAYWVRNLRDPVLFSPAVLELVQGGHTVFMEMSPHPILLPAVERCMQHAGREGMTLPSLRREESERAVMLESFGTLYRAAWPVEWSRLFPEGGRMAPLPTYPWQHKRFWLDGAVSPVLPAAEQVTSLRGRPVSVAYGVDGQIFELELSSTSLPWLGAHRLAGLAVVPASALVELGLSAAAEALGPGPRELSDVEFERALVLPEAERRVVQVHVSPGSSGRHVFHIHSRAAGGAAREAGWVKHCRGQLRTAGVPSGTSVVLDAVRSRCAQQVPAPVLYEELERRDVQYEAPLRTLGEVWRRPGEALGLVALGPELVQESARYQLHPALLDAGLQTLALALAAEADGAALFMPLSIEALECVPGRADVKWAHVSLAPVTHPEERVGTLELLDAEGRRVAAARGVRLRRVAAERLREVLGEARSQDWFHDVTWEPRPVGAAQPGPADWLVFLDRGGWGTALVEAIGRQGHPCVTVTAGESFQRLDARRFVVDPKRPEDMERLLRELPAPASGHEGRALYLWGLDAVLDEQGQAPESSVAALHLVKALMGARGRARLWVVTRGAQVTGSGTERVSLAQAPLWGLGRGVSLEQPDVWGGLIDLEPGGAPEEHSAVLREISASGGDGEDQLAFREKRPLVPRIVRGRVDAPAEPLRLRSDAAYLVTGGLGGLGLKVARWLVERGARHLVLLGRSGISDAGDAASARRREGLESLRALGASVTTLAADVADRARMAALLRETAATLPPLRGVIHAAALLTECHLEDMDLATMTAMLRPKVLGSWVLHELTRELELDFFVMFSSTSTLWGASGLVHYAAGNQFLEALAHHRRAMGLPATTLHWGTWDEIGGARAEGERDFARFGLNPMSSKRALEAMGQVLRAGVSHKTIASVNWSALKPIWEARRRRPFLRQVGESSPTPGATSSRARWLTELESLPPARRFDTLVQRIQGEVGRILGFPSAELPPTERGFFQMGMTSLMSVELRNVLQRGLDKELPASLAFDHPTVLALAKRLAGSVNAVEIPLPTAAATQESRPQTAQAEIGDLAERLSQVAELSDEEVERLIAQKLS, via the coding sequence ATGACGAGCTTCGCCGAAAAAATCGCTCAGTACTCCCCGAAGCGGTTGGCACTCCTCGCGATGGATCTCAAGTCCCGGCTCGACGCGGCGGAGGGCGCGCGCTCGGAGCCGGTGGCGATCATCGGGATGGGGTGCCGCTTCCCCGGCGGTGGGACGGATCCGGAGTCGTACTGGAACCTCCTGTGCAACGGCGTGGATGCCGTCACCGAGGTGCCTGCCTCGCGGTGGACCCGTGAGGACATGGCGCGGCTGGACTCCGAGGCCCTGGAGAAGCTGGGGGCGCGCTGGGGGGCCTTCATCGACCAGGTGGACCGGTTCGACGCGGACTTCTTCGGCATCTCGCCGCGCGAGGCGCACCGGATGGATCCCCAGCAGCGCCTGCTGCTCGAGGTGGCGTGGGAGGCGCTGGAGCACGCCGGGCAGGACATGACGCGGCTGGCGGGCAGCCGCACCGGTGTGTTCGTGGGGCTGTACAGCGATGACTACGCGCTGCTGCAGATGGGCAATCCCTCCGCCCGGGACGCGAGCAGCGTGACGGGGACGCTCAACTGCGTGGTGTCGGGGCGCCTGTCCTACCTCCTGGACTTCCAGGGGCCCTGCCTGGTGGTGGACACCGCGTGCTCGTCGTCGCTGGTGGCGCTGCACCTCGCCTCCCAGAGCCTGCGCAACCAGGAGTGCTCGATGGCGCTGGCGTGCGGCGTCAATCTCATCCTCTCGCCGCACTCGTCGAGCCGGGTGTCGCGGGCCCAGGCGCTGGCGCCGGATGGGCGCTGCAAGACCTTCGATGCGCGCGCCAACGGCTTCGTGCGGGGCGAGGGCTGCGGCGTCGTCGTCCTCAAGCGCCTGTCCGACGCGCTCGCGGCGGGGGATCCCATCCTCGCGCTCGTGCGGGGCTCGGCCGTCAATCAGGACGGCAAGTCGGCGGGGCTGACCGCGCCCAACGTGCTCGCCCAGAAGGCGCTCATCCGCCAGGCGCTGGGGAGCGCGGGCCTCGAGCCCTCCGAGATCGATTGTGTCGAGGCGCACGGGACCGGGACCTCGCTCGGGGATCCCATCGAGATGGAGGCACTCCAGGAGGTCTACGGCAGCGGGCGCTCCGCGGGGCAACCGCTCGTCGTGGGCGCGGCGAAGACCAACATCGGCCACCTCGAGTCGGCCGCGGGCATCGCGGGCATCATCAAGATGGTGCTCTCCCTGCGGCACCAGGCCGTCCCCCCGCTCGCGCACTTCCAGCGGCTCAACCCGCGGATCGATCCCGGCGGCGCGCCCATCCTCCTCCCGACGGCCCTCCACCCGTGGCCGGCGCGCGAGGAGAGGAAGCGCCGTGGCGCGGTCAGCTCGTTCGGCATCAGCGGGACGAACGCGCATGTGATTCTCGAGGAGCCGCCCGCGGCTCCGGTGGCGCCGGCCGCCCCCGCGCCCGGTGTGCACCTGCTGCCGCTGTCGGCACGCTCTGCCTCCGCGCTCCAGGAGCTGGCCCGGAGGTACGCGGAGCACCTCGGGTCCTCGCCGGACGTGTCGCTCCGGGACGTCTGCTACACGGCGGCGCTTCGGCGGACGCACCATGAGTTCCGTCTGGCCGTCGCGGGAGAGTCCCCGGCCGTCGTCGCCGGGAAGCTCCGGGAGTTCGCCGACGCAGGGCCCACTCCGGCCCGGAAGGACGTGGACGGGCGGCGAAAGGTGGTCTTCGTGTTCCCGGGCCAGGGCTCGCAGTGGCTCGGAATGGGACGGCAACTCCTCGAGCAGGAGCCGGCCTTCCGCGAGGCTCTCGAGCGCATCGACGAGGCCATGCGGCCCCACGTGACGTGGCGGCTGCTCGACGTGCTTCGGGCGCCGTCCGAGTCGTCGCGGCTCCAGGAGATCGACGTCGTGCAGCCGGTCCTGTTCGCCATGGCCGTGGCACTCTCGGCGCTCTGGCGCTCCTGGGGCATCGAGCCCAATGCCGTCGTGGGCCACAGCATGGGCGAGGTCGCCGCGGCGCACGTGGCGGGCGCGCTCGGCCTGGAGGACGCGGCGGCCATCATCTGCCTCAGGAGCCGGCTGCTCAAGCGCATCAGCGGCCAGGGCGCGATGCTGGCGACGGAGCTGTCCCTGGCGGAGGCGAAGAAGGCCCTCCTGGGGCGCGAGGAGCGTGTCGCGATCGCGGTGAGCAACAGCCCGACCTCGACGGTGCTGTCCGGAGATGCCCCGGTGCTCGAGGAGATCCGCGGCGAGCTCGAGGCTCGTAATGTGTTCTGCCGCTGGGTGAAGGTCGACGTGGCGTCGCATAGTCCGCAGGTCGATCCGCTGCGCGCGGAGTTGCTCGCCGCGCTCTCCTCGGTGAGGCCGCGATCCTCCTCCGTGCCCATCGTCTCGACCGTCACCGCCACCCCCTGCGACGGCTCCGGCTTCGATGCCGCGTACTGGGTCCGCAACCTGCGAGATCCGGTGCTGTTCTCCCCGGCCGTGCTCGAGCTCGTCCAGGGGGGGCACACGGTCTTCATGGAGATGAGCCCGCACCCGATCCTGCTGCCCGCCGTCGAGCGGTGCATGCAGCACGCGGGCCGCGAGGGCATGACGCTCCCGTCCCTGCGACGTGAGGAGTCCGAGCGGGCGGTGATGCTGGAGTCCTTCGGCACGCTGTACCGCGCGGCCTGGCCCGTGGAGTGGAGCCGGCTCTTTCCGGAGGGTGGGCGCATGGCCCCGCTGCCGACGTATCCCTGGCAGCACAAGCGGTTCTGGCTCGACGGGGCGGTGTCGCCCGTCCTCCCCGCCGCCGAGCAGGTGACCTCGCTGCGCGGCCGGCCCGTGAGCGTCGCGTATGGCGTCGACGGTCAGATCTTCGAGCTGGAGTTGAGCAGCACCTCCCTGCCGTGGCTCGGCGCGCACCGGCTGGCGGGCCTCGCCGTGGTTCCGGCCTCGGCCCTGGTCGAGCTCGGGCTGAGCGCCGCGGCCGAGGCCCTGGGTCCGGGGCCTCGCGAGCTCTCGGACGTGGAGTTCGAGCGCGCGCTGGTGTTGCCGGAGGCGGAGCGGCGTGTCGTGCAGGTGCACGTCTCGCCGGGCTCCAGTGGGCGGCACGTGTTCCACATCCACAGCCGCGCGGCGGGCGGAGCGGCGCGCGAGGCGGGGTGGGTGAAGCACTGCCGAGGCCAGTTGCGGACTGCGGGCGTGCCCTCGGGCACCTCGGTGGTCCTCGACGCGGTGCGCTCGCGCTGCGCGCAGCAGGTGCCGGCTCCGGTCCTCTACGAGGAGCTCGAGCGCCGCGACGTCCAGTACGAGGCTCCGCTGCGGACGCTCGGCGAGGTGTGGAGGCGGCCGGGCGAGGCGCTCGGGCTCGTCGCGCTCGGGCCGGAGCTGGTGCAGGAGTCGGCGCGCTACCAGCTCCATCCAGCCCTGCTGGACGCGGGGCTCCAGACCCTGGCGCTCGCGCTCGCGGCGGAGGCGGACGGGGCCGCGCTCTTCATGCCCCTGAGCATCGAGGCGCTCGAGTGTGTTCCGGGCCGGGCGGACGTGAAGTGGGCCCACGTGTCACTCGCGCCCGTCACCCACCCGGAGGAGCGGGTGGGCACGCTGGAGTTGTTGGATGCGGAGGGCCGCCGGGTGGCCGCGGCGCGCGGTGTGCGACTGCGGCGTGTGGCGGCCGAGCGGCTGCGCGAGGTGCTGGGCGAGGCGCGCTCGCAAGACTGGTTCCATGACGTGACGTGGGAGCCCAGGCCCGTCGGAGCGGCCCAGCCGGGGCCCGCGGATTGGCTGGTGTTCCTCGATCGGGGTGGGTGGGGCACGGCGCTCGTGGAGGCGATTGGCCGTCAGGGCCACCCGTGCGTCACCGTGACGGCGGGGGAGTCCTTCCAGCGGCTGGACGCGCGGCGCTTCGTGGTGGACCCGAAGCGGCCCGAGGACATGGAGCGCCTGTTGCGCGAGCTGCCAGCACCCGCGTCCGGGCACGAGGGCCGCGCCCTCTACCTGTGGGGCCTCGATGCGGTGCTCGACGAGCAGGGGCAGGCGCCGGAGTCCTCCGTGGCCGCGCTGCATCTGGTGAAGGCACTCATGGGCGCACGCGGGCGCGCGCGGCTCTGGGTGGTGACCCGGGGCGCCCAGGTCACCGGCTCGGGGACCGAGCGCGTGTCGTTGGCGCAGGCGCCGCTCTGGGGCCTGGGCCGGGGCGTGTCCCTCGAGCAGCCGGACGTGTGGGGTGGCCTCATCGACCTGGAGCCGGGCGGTGCTCCCGAGGAGCACTCCGCGGTGCTTCGCGAGATCTCCGCGTCCGGCGGGGATGGTGAGGATCAGCTCGCGTTCCGCGAGAAGCGCCCGCTCGTGCCCCGCATCGTCCGCGGGCGGGTGGATGCGCCGGCGGAGCCGCTGCGCCTGCGCTCGGACGCGGCCTACCTCGTCACCGGCGGGCTGGGCGGGCTGGGCCTGAAGGTGGCGCGGTGGCTGGTGGAGCGGGGCGCGCGGCACCTCGTGCTGCTGGGCCGGAGTGGAATCTCCGACGCGGGGGATGCGGCTTCGGCGCGGCGCCGCGAGGGGCTCGAGTCGCTCCGCGCACTCGGTGCGTCCGTCACCACGCTGGCCGCCGACGTGGCGGATCGCGCGAGGATGGCGGCGCTCCTGCGTGAGACGGCCGCGACGCTCCCCCCGCTGCGAGGGGTCATCCATGCCGCCGCGCTCCTGACGGAGTGCCACCTGGAGGACATGGACCTCGCGACGATGACGGCGATGCTGCGCCCGAAGGTGCTCGGCTCCTGGGTGCTGCACGAGCTGACACGCGAGCTCGAGCTCGACTTCTTCGTGATGTTCTCGTCGACGTCGACCCTGTGGGGCGCCTCGGGCCTCGTGCACTACGCGGCGGGCAACCAGTTCCTCGAGGCGCTCGCGCACCACCGCCGGGCGATGGGACTGCCCGCCACCACCCTGCACTGGGGGACGTGGGACGAGATCGGAGGGGCGCGTGCCGAGGGCGAGCGGGACTTCGCACGCTTCGGACTCAATCCCATGTCCTCGAAGCGGGCGCTCGAGGCGATGGGCCAGGTGCTGCGGGCGGGGGTGAGCCACAAGACCATCGCGTCCGTGAACTGGTCGGCGTTGAAGCCGATCTGGGAGGCACGGCGGCGCCGGCCCTTCCTGCGACAGGTGGGCGAGTCCTCGCCAACGCCGGGCGCGACGTCCTCGCGGGCGCGGTGGCTCACGGAGCTCGAGTCGCTGCCGCCGGCCCGCCGCTTCGACACGCTGGTGCAGCGCATCCAGGGGGAGGTGGGGCGGATCCTCGGGTTTCCTTCCGCCGAGCTGCCGCCCACGGAGCGGGGTTTCTTCCAGATGGGCATGACCTCGCTGATGTCCGTGGAGCTGCGCAACGTGCTGCAGCGGGGCCTCGACAAGGAGCTGCCCGCGAGCCTCGCGTTCGATCACCCCACGGTCCTCGCGCTGGCGAAGCGCCTGGCCGGGAGCGTCAACGCGGTGGAGATCCCTCTGCCCACCGCGGCGGCCACCCAGGAGTCACGGCCTCAAACCGCGCAGGCGGAGATCGGCGATCTCGCCGAGCGCCTGTCGCAGGTGGCGGAGCTGTCCGACGAAGAGGTCGAGCGGTTGATTGCACAGAAACTGAGCTGA